GCACTTGATTTGCTTTAAGCTTGATAGACTTGAAGTGTTATATATTGCTTGGTTTTAGACTTCTATCTGGCAGCTTTGTATCTCATATGCTCCATTTGTGTGAATTTTTTCTCAGGGATTTTATGCATTTGTCTCTCAAAAAGTTGGTAGTAGTGGAAAATCAGAATTGGACATATATTTAGGTGAACCAACATTAGATATGGCTGCTTTTAGACATTTTAATGTCCTAGCATATTGGAAAGATAACTCTTGTCGCTTTAAGGAGTTATCAAGCATGGCTTGTGATGTTCTCTCCATTCCGATAACAACGGTTGCTTCTGAGTCGTCATTTAGCATAGGCAGCGGAGTCCTTAGTAAATATAGGAGTAGTCTTCTTCCTGAAAATATCCAAGCATTAATCTGCACAAGGAATTGGCTGCGAGGCTTTCCAaaagagggagaagaagaggaagtagaagaagagaaagaagaagagaaagaagaagagaaagaagaagcttaaggTAAATGAAACAAGTTCTTGTTTGTATAGTTGTTTTAAGCTTTAGAGATTTGTTTACTCTCTTGTTTAATGGTTGTAACTGCAGATTTAGAAGAGAACAAAGAGGAGAacgagaaggagaaagaagagaagattgaagaatgaTGGTCATGTTGAACTTTATGGATAGTCTTAAGAATGTTgtcttaaaatgtttttatgatGTCTAATTACAATGTTTGTCATGGTCATTTTAGATTATTATTGTGatgttaaacattttttttatgtccATGGACATATATAATTGGTTTTGGTCACTCTTGGACTTGGTCACTTTTGGGCTTGGTCACTTTGGGCTTGGTCATTTttgtgaagagaaaaaaaatgtccAACTGGACAAGACCATTTGGTCATGGTCAAGCCCAATTGACAGCTTTAGGTTTTATACTCTTATGGTGTTGTCAACTGCATTACATCGAAAACCAGTAGTTCGTACAGATAATAAGTACGATCGAATTCAACTTAttctataaaataagaaaatatgcaGTAACTAACTCgttaagaataatatttttggtcaTCTATCTAGatttaaattcaaatctcTGGATAGTTACGATTTACACTAATTTAGTTGAACCCCTAGTTTCATAATATAAGTGGCATAAGTACTAAGTTATTGATGTTGAAGTAATCCccaaaaatatacaaagtaAAATTTTTAACTGGGACTACCCGACAAAACGAATGGAGATGAGAGAAATCGATGTGATCTAACGTAAGGTCCTTACTTCAGCAGTATTTGAGactggtttatatatataatgacaTCAAAAAGTTTGTGTATAATATACTCAAAAATGTAGTTTATAATTCGACGACTGGTTGGCAAAATTCTTATTATATCTATGAGAGAGGCGAGAATCTAACCagcatcaaatatataaatatatagagattcGATTGGCctttccaaaatatttgtcTCGCATTCGTTAATTCGAAGAATATATTGGGACacttttttcaacaaaatatatttcatgttGGTTTGTCAGAGGAAACTATTCTCTGCACATGATATGCTTAATTATATGCATTATTCTATTGACGAAAAAAGCATCACTTTCGTAGAAAAGTTCAAAGTTAAACTAATCAAATCAAGCAAATTAATGTGTTTTGTCGAAATATTTGATGAGTATTCAACTGGAATTCTAacttttaatattcaaaagaagataaattattttcaacgTTTGATATATAATGCGTAGAGATGTTACTAGAAAAAACAACGAGggaagacaaaaaaattgacattctaaaatgttttcaattcatatgttttttagtTACCAAGAAATAACTTGGTATAGAAGAATGATGACTTTGGAATCCTAAGTCATTCTCTAATTGACACGTGTCGGAAATCTGTTGGTGCTTGAGCTAGAGAGCATTTGCAAAAGTTATTCTTTGGACAAAATCTTCAACTTCACAAAAGCTCGAAATCGGAAAGTAGAAAAAAGGAGGAACAATCACATTTCTTTGTGCCGCTAATCCCATGGTTTTGGTATCTTTGACTTTGACGCACCACACATCTTTAAAATTAAGCTTTTAACCGACAAGAACCACTATCTTGTTatcgttaaaaaaaaaaaaactagctagagtcacaaatcaaaacccaaCATAATAAAGATATTTAATAACTCTAACAACGTCGTTGTTAATTTTATTGGACCAACCATTTATTAGGAAACAGAAGAGAGGTGAGTGTAATAACTAGCAAAGCTTCAAATCCAATGTTATGATGAGAAAAACAAGTCACATATGTATTCAAATCTAACTGCATTTGTAATCTAAAATGAGTTTTGGTATCCTATCGATGGTGCGATCGCACATATCTCAATCAAAAGGGCAATTTTCTAAGTTATGTTATCTTTTAACAACCGTACAAATTACGTTACatcatttattttaacaaCTAAGATATTTTTCATCAACAGAATTTAAATTGTTGAGGATCTATTTGCAcataaaattagatatttaaatGGTCCAACATTAAATGCAATAGAAAGTAGAAAGTGATgtttcaaataacaaaatgatttaaacgaatttaactatataaaaaacaatatctatttttcttgttttttattagtaattaaaatttcacGTAAAATTAGCTTTCTTTAATctactattaaaaaaattagagtgtaaaaatttaaagtatccatatctttgatttgtaattttaaaccGTAACAGTACAAATGATACCATTTCAACAGTTACAAATCATAAAAACGACGTCAAAAGCGTTACTAAAAGTGTTATTCTCAGCTTTTTGTACTGTTATCGGTTTAATCTTCAAACCGCGCATATCGTTTTTTCTATCTcctaagaaaaatattgtacGCTTTTATGTTTACCAACCAatctaaggaaaaaaaaaatcggagCTGAAAACATTGAGAAAAATCACGAGTTTGGTATGAGTTAGAGAATGAGTCAACTCGCGagtaaaactgtaaaattcaaaaacagagcaaatggGTAAAAATGGAATTTGAGAGATACGCGACGAAACGAAGAGTTTTGTGATAtctaaaaaagattaaaaccCCACAAGACAGAATCTTCTAGCTTTCCTCTTCCTTCAATcaatcttctctctttctctcttccaaaAGATTCCACAAACATTGTTCTCTCTCCCTCTAATATAAAATCGCTTCACACAGATCTCATCTCaagttgtttcttcttcacactCTGATTCTCTTACTATTTGactctgttgttgttgttattgttgtgATATCAAGAGAGTGGGTTTGAGATCATGCCAAATTCTGGAAaaagtttgagtttttaattCGAAtcgagaaaaaataaaaatgggtTCTTTAGGTGATGAGCTTAGTTTGGGATCGATCTTTGGGAGAGGAGTTTCGATGAATGTTGTGGCGGTTGAGAAAGTTGATGAACATGTtaagaagcttgaagaagagaagagaaagctcGAAAGTTGTCAACTTGAGCTTCCTCTGTCTTTGCAGATTTTAAACGATGGTTcgttgtttttgattgatctctcctctgtttcctctgtttttaatcATTTGGGTTgctgaaagttttgttttttttgtttgcagcgATTTTGTATCTGAAGGATAAGAGATGTTCAGAGATGGAGACTCAACCATTGTTGAAAGATTTCATTTCTGTTAATAAACCTATTCAAGGAGAAAGAGGAATAGAATTGCTGAAAAGAGAGGAGCTAATGAGGGAGAAGAAGTTTCAGCAATGGAAAGCTAATGATGATCACACTAGTAAGATCAAGAGCAAGCTTGAGATTAAGGTAATTAAAACTCTGGAATTGAGACAGCATTTGGAAAGATTGGATGATATGTTTTGTGATTAATTAAGAACAAAGGACTGAGTTTGCTACTTTGCTTGATCTAAATGTTGCAGAGAAATGAGGAGAAATCTCCTATGTTGTTGATTCCAAAGGTGGAAACTGGTTTAGGCCTCGGTTTAAGTTCGAGTTCGATAAGAAGAAAAGGGATTGTTGCCTCATGTGGCTTTACTTCTAACTCTATGCCACAACCACCAACACCAGCAGTACCACAACAACCAGCATTTCTTAAGCAGCAAGCTTTACGGAAGCAAAGAAGGTGTTGGAATCCAGAGTTGCATCGCCGATTTGTCGATGCATTGCAACAGCTAGGTGGACCGGGAGGTAtaaaagatcttcttcttgtgttcTTGAGTTTGGTTACCTGATACAGAATGTGTTGTAATAtctttgtatgttttgttgtgttaatAACAGTGGCAACTCCTAAACAAATTAGAGAACATATGCAAGAAGAAGGCTTAACCAATGATGAAGTCAAGAGTCATTTACAGGtaactaaaaagaaacaaaaagttgagatctttgagTCTTACAGTGAATGTTACTAAGAACTCATTTTCTCTGTTATATGTAGAAATACAGGTTACACATCAGGAAGCCAAATTCGAATGCGGAGAAACAATCAGCAgttgttttagggtttaactTGTGGAATTCTTCAGcacaagatgaagaagagacatGTGAAGGAGGAGAATCATTGAAGAGAAGCAATGCGCAATCAGATTCTCCTCAAGGTCCTTTG
This sequence is a window from Arabidopsis thaliana chromosome 1 sequence. Protein-coding genes within it:
- a CDS encoding Homeodomain-like superfamily protein, producing the protein MGSLGDELSLGSIFGRGVSMNVVAVEKVDEHVKKLEEEKRKLESCQLELPLSLQILNDAILYLKDKRCSEMETQPLLKDFISVNKPIQGERGIELLKREELMREKKFQQWKANDDHTSKIKSKLEIKRNEEKSPMLLIPKVETGLGLGLSSSSIRRKGIVASCGFTSNSMPQPPTPAVPQQPAFLKQQALRKQRRCWNPELHRRFVDALQQLGGPGVATPKQIREHMQEEGLTNDEVKSHLQVTKKKQKVEIFESYSECY
- a CDS encoding Homeodomain-like superfamily protein (Homeodomain-like superfamily protein; CONTAINS InterPro DOMAIN/s: Homeodomain-like (InterPro:IPR009057), Myb, DNA-binding (InterPro:IPR014778), Myb-like DNA-binding domain, SHAQKYF class (InterPro:IPR006447), HTH transcriptional regulator, Myb-type, DNA-binding (InterPro:IPR017930), Homeodomain-related (InterPro:IPR012287); BEST Arabidopsis thaliana protein match is: myb-like transcription factor family protein (TAIR:AT1G68670.1); Has 1610 Blast hits to 1602 proteins in 63 species: Archae - 0; Bacteria - 0; Metazoa - 0; Fungi - 0; Plants - 1585; Viruses - 0; Other Eukaryotes - 25 (source: NCBI BLink).), yielding MGSLGDELSLGSIFGRGVSMNVVAVEKVDEHVKKLEEEKRKLESCQLELPLSLQILNDAILYLKDKRCSEMETQPLLKDFISVNKPIQGERGIELLKREELMREKKFQQWKANDDHTSKIKSKLEIKRNEEKSPMLLIPKVETGLGLGLSSSSIRRKGIVASCGFTSNSMPQPPTPAVPQQPAFLKQQALRKQRRCWNPELHRRFVDALQQLGGPGVATPKQIREHMQEEGLTNDEVKSHLQKYRLHIRKPNSNAEKQSAVVLGFNLWNSSAQDEEETCEGGESLKRSNAQSDSPQGPLQLPSTTTTTGGDSSMEDVEDAKSESFQLERLRSP